One window of the Salvia miltiorrhiza cultivar Shanhuang (shh) chromosome 6, IMPLAD_Smil_shh, whole genome shotgun sequence genome contains the following:
- the LOC130988806 gene encoding uncharacterized protein At5g19025-like — protein sequence MFCFHSSIPVDQHIEMAKSVNPSDPCSKAKQSDQFSKNRRNPNPPHRCDQSRSALIDVVILIAVVCACGFLLYPYVKILGQKAAELSEEVAEVVIEEVVRAPLVFGCLGLSIVFAVTALVAITVCTDNRCGKSGCSGLRKAAEFDIQLETEDAVSKSNNLQRSAASYKKGLFELPRDHHRELEAELKKMAPPNGRAVLVFRARCGCSLGRMEVPGPRRSRKVRK from the coding sequence ATGTTCTGTTTCCACAGCTCTATTCCGGTTGACCAGCACATAGAAATGGCGAAATCCGTGAATCCAAGCGACCCGTGTTCGAAGGCGAAGCAAAGCGATCAGTTCAGCAAGAACAGAAGGAACCCAAACCCCCCTCACCGCTGCGATCAATCCCGCTCCGCCTTGATCGATGTGGTGATCCTGATCGCCGTGGTCTGCGCCTGCGGATTCCTGCTGTATCCGTACGTGAAGATTCTAGGGCAGAAGGCCGCCGAGCTGTCCGAGGAAGTCGCCGAGGTGGTGATCGAGGAAGTTGTCCGCGCGCCGCTGGTGTTCGGATGCTTGGGGCTCAGCATAGTCTTCGCGGTGACGGCGCTGGTGGCGATCACCGTGTGCACGGACAACAGATGCGGCAAAAGCGGCTGCAGTGGGCTGCGCAAGGCTGCTGAATTCGACATTCAGTTGGAAACTGAGGATGCTGTGAGCAAGTCTAATAATCTTCAGCGCAGTGCAGCATCGTACAAGAAGGGGCTGTTTGAATTGCCTCGCGATCATCACAGGGAGCTGGAGGCAGAGCTCAAGAAGATGGCGCCGCCTAATGGGAGGGCGGTGCTCGTGTTCCGGGCTAGGTGTGGCTGCTCCCTCGGCAGAATGGAGGTGCCGGGACCTAGGAGATCTCGAAAGGTTAGAAAGTAG